The nucleotide sequence CACTCTGCAGGTGTTACCACCCTGTCTCAACTATAAGATGATGATCCCCAAATTACTCTTTCCAGGCTAATGTATCTAAGTGTGCCTCTCCCCTCAAAACAAATAAACCCACAGAATCCATTTCTCCCAAAGTCTTCCTCACCTCTTAAAAAGTAACtccatcctaaaacaaaacaaaataactttatCCTTCCCACTGAACAGATGAAACAATCTTTAACTCTTCTTTTTCATATATGCCTATATATATTTAGCAGTGAATCCTATTGGTTTGGTcctcaaaatatatccagaatctgaAAACTTTCCATTAGTCCTAGCACAAATACTCTGTCCATGCCACTATTAGCTCTTGCCTTGATTAAGGAGGAGGCCTCCTACACAAGCACCCTGATCTGCCCTTACTCTCTATAGTTTATTCtcaacagaacaaacaaaattaTGCTTTTAAAGCATAAATCAGGTAATGGTACACCTCCACTCCAAACCTTCTGATGCATGCCCATTCCACTTATTATAAAAGCCAAAATCCAGTGAGCTCGTCATAAACTGAATGTAAGTTATTTCTATAATCCTACTTATATCCAGGCAACAACACACCCCCCATCTAACATTTAGCATCCAGTGTCTACTCATGGTTCCTGCTGCTTAAAATGTTATTACTCTAGATATTCATGTGACTCACTTCTTCACTTCCTGGCAGAAGAATTTATTACAAAGGCATGCCCTGACCATCCTGTATAAACTGGCAGGTCCTCCCTAGCATTCTACATGTCCCAAACTTTATTTCTCCTCTGTACCACTTGGTGAcatctaatatattatataattaaccAGTGTACAGCTATTGTCTGCTTCTGTCTCCAGACTCTGGGCTCCATGATAGCAGAgactattttctttctgtttacaCTGATATCCTCAACCACTAGACTAATGTCTACCACACAGTAGGtggttaataaatattcatttaatgcATTACTAAAATTCAATTTCTAAAAAGTTGAATTTACTTTTATCTATGTCGAGTCAAAAGCTTTCATTTCACCAAGAGTATACTTATATTGATGAACACTGTGTAATagatggaagtgttgaatcagtatattatatacttgaaactaatttaacactgttaactacactggaattgaaatttgaaaaaaaactttaatttcattatttgtacctgcttttctgttttaaacatAGTGACATTGCAATACTGTAAGTCTTGAGCTTTTTCAGTTTCTTGAGCTAATCAGGAAAATTTGGCAACTGATACAACTATAATATGTTCATAAGAACTTTGCCAACCACAGCATTTATAaacaaaatgatcattttttattgcatttgaaatatttatgcCAAGATATTGCCTCTGTATTGGCAATGATCTGtggtataaaaaaataaatactatttcttctcatttcataGAAATACTATTGGAAATTTGGcaagttaaaattaatttttatgaatgatTGTCAGATCTTGTTTTACAGTATTGTCAACATTTCATTAAATCCATTTACTTTTCATGCAACACACTATTACTTCAACATATATTAGCAATAGTATCTATACAAAACACATATAatttttcttgcctttgcttTTGCAATATCAGTATGAACATTACATTTTCCCTATATATTTAACAATGCATGAAAATCTGATCTTAATATGTAAAGATGTTTTCGTCTGTTGAATATCTGTCAATCTTCTTTATTTCTACTTACCTAAATGTACTGaagcaaaataagcaaaatggaaATGTTCTCAACAGCTATACTCCTGTTGAGTTTTGTTGTAAGTATCTCATGATCTTACCTTTTAGGATAATTCATAAAGTATGGCTTATATCATACTGGAATCTGTCCTAACTTCTTTATGAGTAAGTGATCCAACTGTGTTTCTGAATCAGTCAGTCATAAAATAACCTTCTTACACCGTCAATTTCATGTGATTTTTAACAAGTTATTCTGTAGTGGTGTATGTTTTTCTCTTATGTAAATTGTGGAAACCCACTTTCAACataatataaatgcattttcattGCCAGATTTAAATTTGtctgtacttttaaaaacaacattaactatttcaagtaaatatatgttatatttatagcAAAATTATAATTGTCAGGAAGAAGCTGACATAAACTATCTTGTGAAATTTCAGTACATAGAATATTTCAGACATTTAACTTATTCCTACTCACTGTGAAAGGTGCTTCCTGATGATATATACtcattatataatcatataattagTACATAATTATAATGTACTACTTTAGGGTAAATTAATGTCAAATTTTAGGCCCATGGCATTAATTAATATGGTTATTGCTAGTTGAAAATCGCCTAGTACCAGTACTGTATAACTTGTCCTGTTTGAAGTCTGGACATTATGTTGGGTGCAGCAGtaactattcttttaaatttttctctgttGAATCAGTGGTTCATTTGTAATATTATTCAATCTTTatgtaaaataagaatttataaatataaagtcAGATAAGAAAACTTACATAGGGTTAAGATTAGCATTagcattatattattatatatgacaTATGACTTGTTTACtagctattaaaataatttaccatgaGACACTGATGCACCCAGACTTACTTGGTATCATATTTAAGGCAATGAGTTGTGGTAAAATTTTGTGTGAAAAAAATTGTGTGTAACTAAATACAGTATATAAAAGATAgggttagggcacctgggtggctcagtgggttaaagcttctgccttcagtttgggtcaagatcccagggttctgggatcgattcccacatcgagctctctgctcaagcggggaacctgcttccccctctctctctgcctgcctctctgactacttgtgatctctgtctctcaaataaataaataaaatctttttaaaaaagatggggGTAGATCCAACACAGGTCTACACTCTTTAATTTTTGAGAGGGTTAATTAATCACATTCCTTTCTTCTCCGAACCCTGAATCAATTGAGAGAGACATTGGTGTTAAGACAGAGGGTTAGTAAAGCTGTAAAGAATGTAACTTGTGTTGTGGTCAAAATAGAAGCTATAAATAACATTGATTTCAAAGTCTAAGCCTTGGGGCCTGGATTGGTACAGAACTTGGTCCACAGAGACACTTCCTCAGCCACCAAGAGTGAGCACAGCAGAAAAGTGCACACACAATGGTAAATCTCTCACCATCTCACCTGTCAAATCACTCACTCTTTCTTCAGAGGTAAGGAGTGAGTTTGAGATATGGAtgttattccaaaaaataaagctagaatgttggaaaaaatattcccccttaaatcaataaatgtgactAAGACCTTAAATCACACACTAATTTTTTACAACATTTTTACTCTACTCTGACATCTACTAGTTATGCTGATGACCCAGATTGCCTGGAGAGCCTGATGACCTTCAAGGTATTACCATTTATCACTGGTTATTTAACACTTCTAAGTAAGCGTGCTGAATGTTATTacagcatttaaaataaataaataaataaatacacacacacacacacacacacacacacacacacgtacagtTTCCCTCTCAAAGACATGTCAAGAATCTCTATAATACCTCTCTGGATGCCTGCTGTTGCCTTTGTCAGAGGTTGAACACTACTGTTCATGAAATTTTCTTCCCTGGACTGAGAGTTAATTGGGATGTAAAAGAAGGTGATCAGCTCCACCTTCATGCTAAAACGCAAAGCTCTCAGTGACATGGATGTCCTGGCCAGCCATGacttctaataatttattttgctgGAAGAAGATGGCCAGAAGCAGCAGCCCCCTAGCCCATGCCATTTGCCGCATGGaatacaagaagaaaagaaaccacaaatGGTAGATAGCAAAAGTTGACCAAGAGATttgagccaactgagccactgggtAGATTCTGGTTCCTGTGTGAAGAGAAGTAGTGAAGGACTCAGTCATGTGGATATGCTCAAGGAGAGAATTTGTTGTAGATTTTGAACTAAGATCTAAAAATGATTAGTACCCTTGTGCCATTTTCTTAAGCATGGAATTCCCTTAAGTCAGAGGGGTCTGGACGCTAAATTCTGGGGCTGGGGAGCACAGTGTCCTTTATTGGTAAGAAGAAACCTCACAGGTGGTGGCAGCAGCAGTGGTGGAACAGGGTAGCTGATTTCTCCCCTCTGGATCTTTCCTCTCCAATGGCTCAGGCTGGGACATCCCTTAGTGGGAACTtcccatctgggtggctcattgtgGGGTCTGCTTGAAGAATCCAGGTTAATGGGAGCTCCCCTGAGCTGAGGATAGGGGCATCAGCAAACACCAAAGAACTCAGAAGGCAGGAAAGACAggctttattttttcatgttgacAAGATTTTGGAAAGCAGTATTTTCTGTAGCATTCAGGTCTCCTTGGTGTAGGCACAAAGCTAAGGCTATGAAGTCTGTGGTTCTCAACAAAAAGAGTAGTCCTTTTAGTACATATCTAGGCAACTTAGTtcaggaggaaaagggagaacaGGGTGAGAGTGAGAAAAGTTGTCAACTCCAGGCTTGTCCTTGGCTATGGATCTTAGGCTCCTCAAAATCTGCAGGTCAGCTGCAGCCCCCAAATCCATGGCAACAACTGGAACACCCAGAGGACTCCCTCTCCCAGCAGCTGGAAGGCTGGGGCTGGCCTAGACAGACTCCTGGAAACCCATGATACCCCAGAGAGCAGCAGCTTCCAAAGCCAGTGATACAGCAACTGGGGACACAgcaggagggggcaggtggggggcaggcagctgggcagggagctgggcaAGGAGCAGAGGCCTGTGGGCCCTGGGGAGCCTGTGGGGTCTGTGGGGCCTGCGGGGCTTGAGGTGGCCACTTGGGTGAACACTTGGGAAGGCACTTGACAGGGAGCTTGCACCTCTGCTGGGTTTGCTGGCAGGACATCTTAGAGAAAGTTCAGTtactctaaaaaacaaagcagatattttaaaagttcagtgACTATAAACTTTATTGTATCACCATTTTTTTCCAGTCTGAAGTTCTGTAACTGATTCTATGCCTCCAGGACCCATagctttacagtggagaaacccaCTTTCCTGGCATAGGAGAAATCAGGCAGGGGGTCAGTGCAAATTTGGTAATGCCTTCTCCTACCCATCCTGATCCTCCCAAGACTCCTGACTTCCAAGGCAGCAAGTCGGGTAGTTTCCAaagtctcaaattatttttatgatgcACTCTAATTTATACATTCTAGAAACTACATGGTTAGCCTGAGTCCATGGTTATGTCAACCtgtcttcttcatctctttttctttttttctttcttacatcaTGGGCTCTGCCTTCAGTTGTATTTTTTGACTCTGTTTGGGTGTCTCTTGTCCTACAAACTAGCTTCCTCTACTCCAACCCCAACCTCAGTTAACATTCATCCCTTCTGAGATGGCTACTTCTGACCCAACTGATGATTTCCTTTAGCCTGATCTTCCTGCAACTACCGGTTAGTTCCCATTCTCTCCATCC is from Meles meles chromosome 1, mMelMel3.1 paternal haplotype, whole genome shotgun sequence and encodes:
- the LOC123940144 gene encoding late cornified envelope protein 2D, whose protein sequence is MSCQQTQQRCKLPVKCLPKCSPKWPPQAPQAPQTPQAPQGPQASAPCPAPCPAACPPPAPSCCVPSCCITGFGSCCSLGYHGFPGVCLGQPQPSSCWERESSGCSSCCHGFGGCS